DNA from Leptospira bandrabouensis:
GCGCTGACCGAGCCCAAGAAGTATTTGTGACTTATAATGAAGAACCTTTGGAATTAGAAACCGTTAAGGGTACCGGTGAAAGAATTCGAGCCATTGCTTCTTTGTTAGGTTGTCCTACACATAGTGATGAATTGGGAAATCTAATGAAGGAAAAACATTCTTTTATTTTTGATCCTACGAAAGAGGAAGAATCTAAAGTTCGATCCAAAATCATTTTATCTCGACTAAAGGCAAAAATCGCAGAAAATCCTAAACTAAGACAGGCATGTGTCTATTAATCTCGAATGACTCGGGAAATTTCCGAATTATAACGATGCGCCGCTTCTGTTTGGTTGAGGTAGCCATAAGCACCTAATTCAAATATAAAAGCAGCAGTGATTCCGTAACCACCATCTGGAGTGGAATCACATCCTTTTTTTCCTGCAGGATGAATCTTCC
Protein-coding regions in this window:
- a CDS encoding DUF3015 domain-containing protein; this encodes MFRSGNPSFFKLQLTIVSLLLVSVSYSLSAEPYGMAGCGLGSMVPAWKNDIGQVLAATTNGSLSSQTFGITSGTSNCTTDGIVRADRAQEVFVTYNEEPLELETVKGTGERIRAIASLLGCPTHSDELGNLMKEKHSFIFDPTKEEESKVRSKIILSRLKAKIAENPKLRQACVY